The Actinomycetes bacterium genomic interval CCTCGTGCTCAACCTCGACGGCCAGCTGTGGTCGGTGGTGGAGTTCCAGCACGTCAAGCCCGGCAAGGGCGGGGCCTTCGTTCGTACGAAGCTCAAGAACGTGCTCTCGGGCAAGGTCGTCGACAAGACCTTCAACGCCGGCACCAAGGTCGAGACGGCGACCGTGGACAAGCGCGACATGCAGTACCTCTACAAGGAGGGGTCGGACTTCGTATTCATGGACACCCAGTCCTACGACCAGATCCACGTGACGGCCGACACGGTGGGCGAGGGCGCGAAGTTCATGCTCGAGAACCAGGACACCGTCGTCGCGATCCACGAGGGCACCCCGCTCTACGTCGAGCTGCCGGCCTCGGTGGAGCTGGCGATCTCCTACACCGAGCCCGGCATGCAGGGCGACCGGTCCACCGGCGGCACCAAGCCGGCGACGCTGGAGACCGGCGCCGAGATCGCGGTGCCGCTGTTCATCGTGACCGGCGAAAGAGTCAAGGTGGACACCCGCGACGGGTCCTACCTCGGGCGCGTGACGGGCTCCTGATGTCGGCCCGCAGCAAGGCTCGCAAGAGGGCGCTCGACGTCCTCTTCGAGGCCGAGCAGCGGTCCGCCCCGGTGCTGGAGACCCTCGCCGGCCGGCTCCGCGCGGCCGACCCCCCGGTGTCGGAGTACGCCGTCGAGCTGGTCGAGGGCGTGGTGGCCCACCAGGAGCGCATCGACGAGCTGCTGGGCACCTACTCCCGCGACTGGCCGCTGGACCGGATGCCCGCGGTGGACCGCGC includes:
- the efp gene encoding elongation factor P codes for the protein MATTNDLKNGLVLNLDGQLWSVVEFQHVKPGKGGAFVRTKLKNVLSGKVVDKTFNAGTKVETATVDKRDMQYLYKEGSDFVFMDTQSYDQIHVTADTVGEGAKFMLENQDTVVAIHEGTPLYVELPASVELAISYTEPGMQGDRSTGGTKPATLETGAEIAVPLFIVTGERVKVDTRDGSYLGRVTGS